TCGCTCTTGCCGGCGCCGTGAAGAAAGCGCTTGAGCTGACCGCATGGGACAAGGGGTGAGACGGATCACTCCACGGGTTCATCGAGTTTCGGAACGAGCAACTGTCGTCGTCTCACCGCGCGGACTGATACGTCGATGGAATGCCCCGCGTCCTCGTGCTGGATGGCTTTGACGAGAGCCGTGAGAGCACCGTCGGCGTTCTTCGTTCGGCTGGCTTCTCGGTCGTCGGGGCAGCCGAAGAGGACGAAGCTCTCGAAGCCCTCGCGAAGAGCGGGGTGGATTTGGTGCTGCTCGACCTTCCCGTCGCCGAGACCATCGAGGCAGCGTCAGCGATCCGTTCGCAGTGTGGAGCTACGACGCCGAAGATCCTTGCGATCATCGACCCCACCGATACGGCGGAAAGGGAGGGCGCTCGCGCAGCGGGCATCGACTTCCTCATTCTGCGACCCTGTCCGCCGTTGCAGCTCGTGAA
This portion of the Labilithrix sp. genome encodes:
- a CDS encoding response regulator transcription factor, with amino-acid sequence MPRVLVLDGFDESRESTVGVLRSAGFSVVGAAEEDEALEALAKSGVDLVLLDLPVAETIEAASAIRSQCGATTPKILAIIDPTDTAEREGARAAGIDFLILRPCPPLQLVKQARRFLL